CGAAATATAGTCTACTTCGTCGGCTAAACCATATAAAAAAATAAAAAAATACTATAGCCGACGAATATAGTATTTAAATATCATCAGCTAAAGTTGCTGGTTTTTGAAAAAAAAAACTGCAGAAACTTCCGGCCACCTCCAATCACCACCAAAATTTGACAGAATCTTCCTCTCAACATTTCGAACAACTTTCTAGAAGAAGTCGAAGCCCAATTCTAAGCCTAAACAGGTCAATTGAATCAAACTATAAAAATCCCCAATTTTAAACCCTAAAAACTTCAAATCTTCGATTCTCCTCACACACACCGAATCGAGCTACCAAATTCTAGGGGAATGTAGTACTAATCAAACTCAACTTATCCATATATAGAACTCACCAAATGGTGACCTGAGAAAGGAGAAATTCGATCGACACCGAATCCGAATCGGCGGAGTTTTGGAGCTCGATTTATCCCTCACGGCGGCGGCAGAGCTAGGCCGAGAAGAAAATCGGGCAGGCGAAATAGACTTCTTACCATCCACCTTCGGTAAAACTCCTATATAAAGAACTTTAGCCGACGAAATTATTTATTTTCGTCGGCTAAACTCTTTTGAAAATTTTGGTTGACCGCCAAAAAAATTTGGTTGAAAATTTTGAAAATTTTTCGACTTTAGCTGACGAAATCATATATTTTCGTTGGCTAAAGTCCTTTGAAAATTACCGCCCAAAAATTTTTAACCTTAGCCGACGACTTTTTTAATATCTCGTCGGCTAAAGTCTATAAATTTACGAAAACGCTCATATCTCCCTCTATATTACGTAGTTTGGTCAAACCTTCCACACGAAAAACTTTCACGTAGATGAGACGCAACCGCCTATATAAAAATTTTGAGACATTTACCTTCCGACGATAGGGTTCCCCATAGGGAATAATAACAGTAAATAGGGTTGACCGCTACTATTGGAACCGAGACTTTACCTGATTTACGTGATTTTTGAACCATAGCCGTATTTCACCATTCTGAACACATCTTATTTCACGAGATTTTTGATAGTTTTGCTTCCTATATAGAGTTAGTTCACAAAGTTGTATAACCTACTAAAGAAGTTATACAACATTAGTAGACACGTTGTGATTCCGATGACTAAGATTCACAAACTAAAATTCGACTGTCAGATATGATCATTATGACTAAATATGTCTATGGTAAAAAAGTCAACTGGATCCGACAAAGTTAAGGGCTCGATCGAAACGGTCAACCCTAATCCATCGTCACTTATCACACGAAAACGCTCATATCTCCCTCTATATTACGTAATTTGGTCAAACCTACGACACAAAAAACTCTCACGTAGATGAAACGCAACTGACCATATAAAAATTTTGAGACATTTACCTTCCGACGATAGGGCTCCCCATAGGGAATAATAACGGTAAATAGTAGACACGTAGTGATTCCGATGACTAAAATTTACAAACCAAAATTAGACCGTCAGATATGATCATTATGACGAAAGATGTCTGTGGTAAAAAAATTCAACTAGATTCGACAACGTTAAGGGCTCGATCGAAACGGTCAACTCTAATCGGAAATAAGAAAACTGCATTTTGAAGCCCTAAACAGACTCAGATGGCCAAAAATTCCCATACATCATAGCATTAGCAATGAGTTTGACTCGTAGGGCCGTTACGCTTCCGGAAAGGTATCACAATAGTCAATCGGACACCAAAAACCAAATCTGCAGCATAGTGAATAATAAGGGTAAATTTCATTGACCGCAACTATCGGCACCGAGACTTTACCGGAATACAGTGATTTTTCAACCATAGACGTATTTCACCATTCTGGTCATATCTTATTTCACGAGTTTTTTGCGTTTGAAGGTTCTACGTATAGTTTTTTTTCCCAGATGAGTTGTTGTCCAGATCTGCAGATATTTAAATACTTTAGCCGATGAAATTATATTTTTCGTCGGCTAAACTTTTAAAAAATTTTGTCAGCTAAAGTTCACAGACTATAGCCGACGAAAAAAATTATTCAGACGACGAAATTTTAATTTCATCGGCTAAAGTTGACCATAGCCGACGAAAATTTTAAATTAGCCGACGAAAGAAAATTTAGTCGGCCTGGTTTTTTATTTTCGTCGGCTAAGCCTTTCTTCTGGTAGTGACTGTTCTTAAAATTTTCCTGCAATTTCTTCGGCATTGTGGTGCGATCGAGGAATAAAATACTAGAAATTAAGTTTCCCTCGGCCTTTATTTTCTTGCATTTTAAACAAAACTTTCTGACAATCTCCGGCCTTATAAAAATTTTCCCTTAAAAAATTTGATTTTGTTAGTGGGAATAAAATTCTTAAAATTAGGGTTAGTGGGTATTGACCCAATAAATAATCAAACATAAGAATATGATTAACTATCATATGGAGTTAGGAAAAATTCTACAATGTGTTAATGCATATGAATAATGTGATGCATCAACTTTGTAAATTGAGTCCTTAAACTAGTAATATTAATTCTCGAAGTTGTAATATGAGTCTTTAAAGTTGTAAAATTTTCTAGTTACAACATTAGTAATCATATATTCTTAAAGTGGTAAAATATGTGCTTAAAGTGGTAATTGAGTTCTCAAAGTTGTAATATGAGTCTTTAAAGTTGTAAAATTTTCTAGTTACAACATTAGTAATCATATATTCTTAAAGTGGTAAAATGTGTGCTTAAAGTGGTAATTGAGTTCTCAAAGTTGTAAAATTTTCTAGTTACAACATTATTAGTAATCATGTGGCCTTAAAGTGGTATAAAATGTGTGGTTAAATTGGTAATTGAGTCCTCTAAGTGATTAAAAAAAGTTGTTACAACTTTCAGAACTCATATTACAACTTTGAGGACTCAATTACCATTTTAAGAATAAATGAGGACTAATGTTGTAACTAAATTTTTTTTTATTTTTATTTTTTACAACTTTAACTACTCATATTACAACTTTGATGACTCATTTTACAACTTAAGGACAAAGTTGATACATCATATGCATTAACACACCCTAGCCTTACCCGTGGGGTAAGGAGTTAGAGCAATTAATTTAAAAGTTACCAACTAGCCAGATCCTTCTGTGCATTTTCATCCCGAACTCCATGAAACCAACATTTAATTCTATCAAGTACTGCTCCCAGCATACAGAAAATTCCAGGAACCAACAATGAAAGCTACACAGCCAGCCCGTACTGGGTTTTTCATGCATGTTTGCTTTGTCGGCTTCATGCCAATATATAAATGGTAATGAAAGGAAAAACAATATTGTTGAAGATCGAAGTAAAAAAGGTCATACATCCATCTTGGTGAAGCTCATCGTTTACCTAAGAAAATGACTTGTTGAAGTCTTTAGAGAAGACTTCCAAGTCAAAATTCCCATCGTCCCCCCCTCCAAGTATATTAGAACAAGTAATTATATATGATTTGAAAAGGAATATACCTAGCTCAAAGTAAAACAACGCGTAGTTGCTTTGAATCATGACAGCATTCCCAGTCAGTGGTCACCCCGCCCTGCTTTAATTATCTGTCTAGACTCTCGACTTCTTGAGATGATCGATTAAGAATGAAACCCACAAGCTAGCTATATATGATTAAGAAAATGAGAAAATCTTACGTGCGACAGCCATACCAGCTGGACTATGCGACCCACCAATCAGAACACGACACATGTTTTTTTTTTCCCATTCTCCTCACCTGCGTTCTTCCTTCATCTTCCGGCGAGCTTCTTCTTCCCACCTCCGGCAAAGCTTCCCGTTGGGATGTTTGGATCTACGACCGAGCCGACGACGGCGTGGTGGAGGCGCGGCTAGAGCTTGGAGCGGTGAGGCTTATGGTGGAGGCGGCGGGGGTTGCAGGTTTGAGGTGGCGGTGGCGGGACCTGCTATCAGAATGAAGAACCTTCACCGGAAGAGGAAGGAAGAACGCAGGTGAGGAGAATGAAAAAAAAAAAAAAAACATGTGTCGTGCTGTGATTGGTGGGTCGCACAGTCTAACTAACACGGCCGTCACATGTAAGATTTTCTCAAGAAAATATATAACAAGTGCTATTAATTTGTATATAATTAATATTGCACTATCGATCTTCTCTATTATTAATTGGCCACTAGAAAGAAAAACTTGCTGTTACTGATTATTAAGATTTTTGAAGTCCTGCATGCTATGGGACCCTGTAAGTCAACCCAATTAACTCCAACCACATTTTCCTTTTCATTTCTCTGATGAGCACATAAAATTGATTTAATTACCATATAAGCATTATTGAATTTGAGCAAGAAGATACCCTATGATCAAACTGAAGGTTCCATTATTTTCCACTTAATAAAATTATCTCCAAGTAATTATATATCACATTAAATAGAGTTAGATATACGTTATTATATATGATCGAGGGCGGTACACATACATTTTAAAGTTTTGATGTATGTATCTTGAGTGTAATACATTTGAACGAAATATATATGAAAGCTATATGAAATTATGAATGAATTAGGATGTCCTCACTCCTAAATTAAGTCTTATTTTCCAAATTTTGCATCCAAAACATTCGCCTCCGATCCCGATTATCTAATATTTTATTTTTGGGATGCGTTGATCTTTTTGCATGTGAAAGGAAAAATCAAGGAAGCCTAACAAGTTAAGGCATGCAAATTACCAGAAGGTTGCAGTGATTCTTCCAACATTTCCAAGTAACAAGAGGAGACTGAAATCAATCAAGTAAATATTTAGACTTGCTCAAACTGATACTACAAATTAGCATCAACCATTGAATATGGACTAGCTTAGCTGACCAGAGACCCAAAGAAATATTGATGCTCATTAGCTCATAGCCAGCTCGCTCGTCCAAACAATTAACGGGATTTTGTGGAAGAAATTTACTTGGAAAATAGACCAGAATATTGTCTGTCCATTATTTCCAGGTAAAAGTCCAAAACCCCAAGAATTTCGAAGTCAAGCAAAACAAATTGCCAAAACTGTCCCTGTCCATGTCACCATGATTTCCAGACTGAAAACCGCGTGGGGCCCGGTCCGCATATAACTCCAATTTTCTATTGACTAGTGATTGGAGACTGAGTCTAACATTCCCTTCCCCATCTAAACCCTTCGAGTCTTCGATCACCAACATACAGAATCCTGGGCTTCCTATAAATATTCTCCGAGATTAGGTAATGCTTCAGTACACCAAAATCAAACCAAACGCATCTATAGTTGCATGCCTTGCTTCATTTCTTTCAGACTCATAAACCAGCTAACTAGGTAGCTAGCTTCACTACTATACTGACCAGTAAGCAAAGCTAGCTAGCCTTCAATGGCATCTGAAATGACACCAGAACTCGAACTTCCCGGGTTTCGATTCCACCCCACAGAGGAGGAGCTTCTCGAGTTCTACCTCAAAAGCGTGGTGTTCGGGAAGCGATTGCGCTTCGATATAATCGAGTTTCTTAACATCTACCGTCACGATCCTTGGGACTTGCCTGGTACTACTTAATTACACACACATGCATTTTCCCTAATTATACTAATTAGTCTCTGAATTTAATTACTTGGTTAATAGAATGGTAATGGTGTACGTAGTGATTAATGGGTAGGTGTTGTTTGGTTGGTGTTACAGGATTGTCAAAGATTGGAGAAAGGGAGTGGTATTTTTTCGTGCCGAGGGACAGGAAGCATGGGAGTGGAGGAAGGCCTAACAGAACCACTGAAACTGGGTTTTGGAAAGCGACTGGTTCTGACCGCAAAATCGTGAGCTTATCTGATCCAAAGAGGATCATCGGGTTGCGAAAGACTCTCGTGTTCTACAAAGGGAGAGCACCAAGAGGAACCAAGACCGATTGGGTCATGAACGAGTATCGTTTGCCTGACCACTGCAAATTGCTCAAGGTAGATTTTGATGCATCCCAATTTTCTTTGTTGTATGTATTACGTACGTACTAGCCATTAACGTCGAAAATGCAATTCAATTTTGTACGTAAATAAAAGATTTTTCAGCTGTGCCCCCATAACCTGATTGAGACGTTAGATAGAATTAATCTTCAAAAATGGTTCGCCTAGCATTTGCTTAGATATATACATGAAATTTTTAGAGCAGTTTCCATGCAAACTCCTAGAATATCGTATCCATACGAGGCTTGTGTTTGCTTCATCAACAGTTTGGTGGACCTTGACGAATCTTAGTGTAGAAGTCAATTTTCAATTAAATAATTTGGTAGTTTGCTAATGGAGTTTTATCTTATTCTTGATGCAGGACATAGTACTGTGCAAGATATATAGGAAGGCAACTTCCTTGAAAGTGCTAGAGCAAAGGGCAGCAATGGAGGAAGACATGAAGATGGGGAATTCCCCTAACATTTCATCATCCCCTCCTACATCAATGGACACCACCATCTCATTTTCCAGCTTCCAAGAACAGGAATTAGCACAACATCTTCAACACCATCATCATGATCTAACTCCGCAAACTCCAATAATGCCCGCCAATCTCAAGAAAGAACTAGCAGATGATGCAGCAGTTGCAGTAGCAGAAGAGCAGCTAAAGGAGGAGAATGAGCAAGCAGTGGAGATGAAGGAGTCTCCCACATCTCTTCAGACTCCTTTTAGAAAAAACAAGCTGCCAGAGCTTATAGTTCCCAAGACGAGCATGGACTGGACCCAAGACCAATTTTGGGCACCCATGAATAGTCCTTGGCTTCTGTCGACCCCTGCTTATGCCAGCCTTCTCAACCTGGAATTACTTTGATTAATTTGGCCGGCACTTGGGACAAAATAAAAGTTTGGTCATGTAGATAAGTTTTGGTCGCAACTTGAGGACAGTAAGTGAGTCTCTAACTTGATCCCTGAATCCAACCTTGACTATCCGAGTTGGGGAGATTTAAGATAGATATTTAAGCAAGAAGCAAGAATTTGATGTCAATTTGAAGCTAGGCGTATGTACACGTATATGAGGACTTAGCAGAGTTTTTTTTCACTAATAACTTTTCACAGGTTGCATGAAGTGTTTACTGTTCTAGATAAAGAGCTGCTTTGAATTTTGTATCCTAGCTCAATGGCTTATCTATACATCTGTTTCTTCTTCTTTTGAGATAGATCGAGTAATGCTATCAGTCTACATTTTTTAATGAAACGCAATGAATTTAAGTACATTTTGTAATATGTGACGGTGATCGAGGTCTCATGGTTATATTGTAACATTGGTCTGAAATCATAGATGAGAATACAGTTTGTACTCAAGTTAATATATATTTCGGGGGTGCTTTTTTCCATAATCAAAAACTTCATTGTGTTTGATGCAAGCATGCTTATCCTTTGGGTTTATAATACGAAATTGATCAAACATATTAGTACCAACAAAGATCATGAAATATCAAATTAGCTTTTTAATTAAGGGATTAAGCTTATCGATCATTAGCTCATAAAGTGCCCAAGTGAGAGTAGCTCACAAAAGGATTAAACTCACATATATAATCCTGTGAGCTACTTACAATTATTCTCATATAGCCACTATCCATATTATTCCATTACATGAAACAACGTCAGAAGTGCAGTGATCGACATACAACAACGTACGTACCACAACACAACACAACCACCCGCAGAGTAGAAATTGAGCTAGCATACTCGTACTATATCGAGGACACTTTTGATGAGGATGGTGAATAATAAGTAGCGAGTCCAGACCCAAACGGCTTCTGATTATAGCAGTCAAGGTTGTCACCATAACCAACTCCAAGCAAATCACAGTACCTCTTGAAAAACCCTATGCGGTCCGCCACTCTCCCATCCGAGCCCTTACCACATTCAAGTCCACCGTTGATGATGTTTGTGATCGTACCATACCCGGAAGACCTACCGGCTGACTTATCGGCTCCGGAAGGGTTCCATTTCCCGGTGATAACATCATGGCACGACGGCTTGGGTGATTGAGGGGTCATCCAGAACCAGAATGCTGTCTTGAAGGAGATCACAGGGTCTGTGGCAACAAGGTCCGGGTTGTTCAGCAAGTTCGCTCCTATGGCTTTTCCACACTGTCCATAGTTGTAATTCCTATATGCACATCCCATTAGTTTTGGTGCAAAAACAAGAACATCAATGGTGTACGTAGAGCAAGTTCTGAAAAATTAATTGGTTAATTACCAAGAAAGTTGAATAGGACCGCGGCCATAATACTGCTTACCAGCAGCACATGGATAATTTGGATCCGAGGCACAGTAAGATCCTGGATTTTTCTCCTTGTTAAAACAATAGCCCCATGCGTATGGTCCATCTGGTGCAGTCGCCCATCCCCCTAAAAACCACGCAAACAACTTAAACTATGGAAATCAAAATTAAAAGCCGCCAGAGAGAAAATCTGTGATCCCAACTTTGCAAGTTATCCATATGACCAAGATTTGCGATTGCACTCGCTAATATGTCGAAATTCAAGTATCATGTTTTTTTATTTATTAATTAGGTGATCAATACGTTTATATCACATTGACATGCACAAGTAATTAACATATGCAAAACGTAAGCAAGCAATAATAATTACTAGCTAGTTACCAGTAGTTTCATGAGAAGTTTGAGCTAAGAAAGCAGCAATCTCCCTCTTACGGGTGGCAGTATCACCAGTTGTAGCAAAGGCGGGGAAGGCTTTGGCAGCAGCAATGAAAGCATCATAAGTATAAAACCCTTTGGCAGGGCAACCACCGTCGTCCCTATGCTTGAGTATCTTATCAAAGCTGTCCTTTGAAACTAGATCCTTAATGTCACCACCGCCTCCTCCACCACCACCGCCGCCGCATTGGCTTTGGCAATCGGTGCTGCAGTAATCAGGCGTAGTGCCACACCAGCCGAACTTGCTGCAGCATTGCCCTCCCGGGCATAAAGCACCCCCTGCTTGGTTTCCACATTGCTCTGCTGAGCCTCCTCGGATATTAAAGAGCAATAGAAAAGAAGTGATTGACAAGGCCAAGTTCAACATCATGGTATTGATTTTGTTTGTGATTTGGTTTGAAGTTTGAAAGCCAAGCATGGCCGAATATATATAGGGCGCATGATATATATGAACCAGTGAAAACTATGATCGAGATGACTTTTGCACAGCCTAACATGCAACAGCAAGTGTAAAATCCAAAAGATATTAGATATACTTGAGTATATATGCTTTAGTTGAAGTGGCTGCTAATCAAAGATGGACATATGATCGATTATAGTACTACATATCCTTGTCGTGGACACCATTAAGGTTTGA
The window above is part of the Fragaria vesca subsp. vesca linkage group LG2, FraVesHawaii_1.0, whole genome shotgun sequence genome. Proteins encoded here:
- the LOC101294413 gene encoding protein FEZ-like — protein: MASEMTPELELPGFRFHPTEEELLEFYLKSVVFGKRLRFDIIEFLNIYRHDPWDLPGLSKIGEREWYFFVPRDRKHGSGGRPNRTTETGFWKATGSDRKIVSLSDPKRIIGLRKTLVFYKGRAPRGTKTDWVMNEYRLPDHCKLLKDIVLCKIYRKATSLKVLEQRAAMEEDMKMGNSPNISSSPPTSMDTTISFSSFQEQELAQHLQHHHHDLTPQTPIMPANLKKELADDAAVAVAEEQLKEENEQAVEMKESPTSLQTPFRKNKLPELIVPKTSMDWTQDQFWAPMNSPWLLSTPAYASLLNLELL
- the LOC101294711 gene encoding endochitinase CH5B-like, which produces MLGFQTSNQITNKINTMMLNLALSITSFLLLFNIRGGSAEQCGNQAGGALCPGGQCCSKFGWCGTTPDYCSTDCQSQCGGGGGGGGGGDIKDLVSKDSFDKILKHRDDGGCPAKGFYTYDAFIAAAKAFPAFATTGDTATRKREIAAFLAQTSHETTGGWATAPDGPYAWGYCFNKEKNPGSYCASDPNYPCAAGKQYYGRGPIQLSWNYNYGQCGKAIGANLLNNPDLVATDPVISFKTAFWFWMTPQSPKPSCHDVITGKWNPSGADKSAGRSSGYGTITNIINGGLECGKGSDGRVADRIGFFKRYCDLLGVGYGDNLDCYNQKPFGSGLATYYSPSSSKVSSI